Proteins found in one Brachypodium distachyon strain Bd21 chromosome 5, Brachypodium_distachyon_v3.0, whole genome shotgun sequence genomic segment:
- the LOC100845661 gene encoding uncharacterized protein LOC100845661, whose amino-acid sequence MAAHAPTPISSTGSTRCPRDTLFRPLFFTLSVELLARADWDFLVLCKFSLVQIPVHFALVACPVLTSHCHPTARTVLFPTLPHFPDPLLPLPRAAAALGPGAAGTQPLPIPPACLRPYRRRHLLPGARCSARRTQPPNATSAREAASSWAGELAGAVPWKAAVSGALALTLSFSFFDGLVNAKSGANKPELLPKEFTTVIDVAGFLSSGQENRLRQEIEDLEKDTGYKLRVLAQNYPDTPGLAIKDFWQFDDRTIVFVADPTFGNIINFNIGSLIDLDILQSFWSRASGKYGNMFYWKGRGCINVL is encoded by the exons ATGGCAGCTCATGCCCCGACTCCCATCTCATCTACGGGGTCCACCAGGTGCCCCCGCGACACGCTGTTCAGGCCGCTCTTCTTCACCCTCTCCGTGGAGCTATTAGCGAGAGCAGATTGGGATTTCT TGGTACTATGTAAATTCTCTCTCGTACAAATTCCCGTGCACTTTGCCCTAGTCGCTTGTCCAGTATTGACATCACATTGCCACCCGACAGCCCGGACCGTTCTCTTCCCGACCCTGCCTCATTTCCCGGATCCCTTACTGCCTCTTCCacgagcggcggccgcgctaGGTCCGGGCGCCGCCGGGACGCAGCCCCTTCCCATCCCGCCGGCCTGCCTCAGACCATACCGTCGAAGACACCTTCTCCCCGGGGCCCGCTGCTCCGCTCGTCGGACTCAGCCGCCGAACGCCACCTCCGCCAGGGAGGCTGCTTCTTCTTGGGCCGGCGAGCTAGCCGGCGCCGTGCCATGGAaggccgccgtctccggcgcTCTTGCGCTTACActgtctttttctttct TTGATGGTTTGGTCAATGCGAAGTCTGGGGCGAACAAACCAGAATTGCTTCCCAAGGAGTTTACCACCGTCATTGATGTTGCTGGTTTTCTCTCTTCAGGCCAG GAAAATCGTTTGCGTCAAGAGATAGAAGACCTGGAGAAGGACACTGGGTATAAATTGAGAGTTCTTGCACAAAATTATCCGGATACACCAG GATTGGCTATCAAAGATTTTTGGCAATTTGATGACCGAACTATCGTCTTTGTTGCAGATCCCACCTTTG GTAATATTATAAACTTCAACATTGGTTCACTAATTGATCTAGACATTCTGCAAAGCTTTTGGAGTCGTGCTTCAGGGAAGTATGGAAACATGTTCTACTGGAAAG GGAGAGGATGCATCAACGTGCTGTGA
- the LOC112269360 gene encoding uncharacterized protein LOC112269360: protein METRRRILDYIFPPGSHPARRTAPPPGAWLYNIGGGPAAADDQHGGGAAAEEHGAADDHPAAQDDANYEEPLPGDAVQQLHGDDADSDDNLSGRTEIGDGILIIDGYAVPLVSASSLASSTAPYYVSASASTSSAGTRYLLTAEDGGPFLHHAADSPFVLLATSAPAEQQQGGADSPPREPNPVPSTRAIDQPLVVASPAQIPQGSLSPTQSGALPVTRLGFRGSGLHGKWKD, encoded by the exons ATGGAAACTCGCCGCCGAATTTTGG ACTACATCTTCCCTCCCGGCTCTCACCCCGCCAGACGaaccgcaccgccgccgggcgCATGGCTGTACAACATTGGCGGCGGGCCGGCAGCCGCGGATGATcagcacggcggcggggcagccgcggaggagcacggcgccgccgacgatcATCCCGCCGCGCAGGACGACGCCAACTACGAGGAGCCGCTCCCCGGCGACGCCGTGCAGCagctccacggcgacgacgccgATTCCGACGACAATCTGAGCGGCCGGACAGAGATCGGCGACGGGATTCTCATCATCGACGGCTACGCCGTTCCTCTCGTTTCGGCCTCCTCGTTGGCATCATCCACCGCGCCCTACTACGTTTCCGCGTCTGCATCGACCTCCTCGGCCGGTACACGCTACCTCCTCACCGCCGAAGATGGCGGCCCCTTCCTCCACCACGCCGCCGACAGCCccttcgtcctcctcgccacgTCCGCTCCAGCCGAACAGCAGCAGGGCGGTGCGGACTCGCCTCCTCGGGAGCCCAATCCCGTCCCCAGCACCCGCGCCATCGACCAGCCGCTCGTGGTGGCCTCTCCTGCCCAAATCCCT CAGGGCTCCTTGTCCCCGACTCAGTCCGGCGCCCTTCCCGTCACACGCCTTGGCTTTAGG GGCTCGGGTTTGCATGGGAAGTGGAAGGACTGA